The genomic region CCATGCTGTCGCCGACGATCTATTTCCATGCGGAGATGGAACCGGGCGCGTCCCTGACCCTGCCCGAAGGCCATGACGAGCTGGCGGTCTATCTGGTGTCAGGCGATGTGGAGATGGGCGGCGTGGCACTGGAGCCCGGACAGATGGGCGCGATTGATGGTGCCACCACCACCCTCACGACCGGTAATGGCGCGCGGGTGATGGTGCTGGGCGGAGCGGTAGTGGGCCAGCGCTTCATTGAGTGGAATTTTGTCTCATCTTCCAAGGCGCGCCTTGAGAAAGCCAAGGAAGACTGGCGCGCCAGCGCCGCTGGCGGCTGGACCGGCACACCCTTCACCCTGCCGCCGGGCGAGAACGAACACATCCCCCTGCCCGGCGATGACCTGCCAGAGCCCCCTGCCCCGTCGAAGGACTGCCCGACGACCTGAACCGCCAGAATATCTTTCGTCATTCCGGGCGAACCGGGGTCACCAGTTTCAGCACAATCCCCTCCACCGGGGTCCCCCGCCCCGACGGGGGACCCAGTAACTTCAGAACACCGTCAGACGGTTCCGAAGCTTCGAGGCGGGGTGTAGATGTCTTCTGATGCCGGTCGCCGTTCAGACATGCCGGAAGCCTCGTCTGGATCCCCGGTCAAGCCGGGGAACCCGGGTTGTGGCCTTCATCCGGTTTAAGGAGGTCTGGCCCCGGGTCTACTCCGGCAACATCGCCTCGAGTGCCTTGCCGGTCACCAGATAGGTGGCAAAGCTCGCCAGCCAGTGGCTGCCCTCATAATGTTCATCAGAGACCGATGCGACGCCCGCTTCGCGGTGCTCGGCGGCTGCGGCGAGCAGCGAGGCAATACGCGCATCGCCTTCGGGCAGGCGGGCGGCAATCGCGTCGAGATTCCAGGCACGTGACAGGTTGAACCCGTCCAGATGGACCAGCTTGCCGTCTGTCGGGTCCAGCACCACGCCGGGGCTGATCCAGTCAGCACTGCCATCGTCCGGGATTTGCGGCATGAAGGCGGCCAACCAGTCAGAAAACTCTGACTGGCTCATCACCCGGCGCATCAGATCGGCCTGCATCAGGCAGGGCGACAGGAAATCCTCGCCCGATGGCTCATAGGCCAGCGGGCAGTTCACGTCGCCCAGATGAAACTCACGCGTCTTCTCCACCAGCAGCGCTTCCAGCTCGCCATGCCCGGTCTGGCGTGCCCAGTCGAGCGCCAAAGCAAAGCCGAACGCGGTCTGGTTATGGGTGCCAGAGCGCACCGGGTAGACCAGGTTTGGCAGCCATTCGAGATAGCGGCCGACGGCGACTTCCTCCAGCGGCCGCAGGGTTTCGGCCCAGCGCTGCGCGTCGGCATCGTCGAAGCTGCGCAGTTCCGCCGTCAGCTGGAGG from Glycocaulis abyssi harbors:
- a CDS encoding DUF2891 domain-containing protein gives rise to the protein MTRLTKLLAGMALGASLLASGNAANAQEGSVNLNVAEVERFARLALDCVHREYPNKIAHVLHSDADALPPSQLTPIFYGCYDWHSAVHGHWLLVRLMRLNPDAPIAAEARAALEQNFTSEAAAVEAAYMAGEGRASFERPYGLAWLLQLTAELRSFDDADAQRWAETLRPLEEVAVGRYLEWLPNLVYPVRSGTHNQTAFGFALALDWARQTGHGELEALLVEKTREFHLGDVNCPLAYEPSGEDFLSPCLMQADLMRRVMSQSEFSDWLAAFMPQIPDDGSADWISPGVVLDPTDGKLVHLDGFNLSRAWNLDAIAARLPEGDARIASLLAAAAEHREAGVASVSDEHYEGSHWLASFATYLVTGKALEAMLPE